A window of the Henckelia pumila isolate YLH828 chromosome 3, ASM3356847v2, whole genome shotgun sequence genome harbors these coding sequences:
- the LOC140889682 gene encoding uncharacterized protein, which translates to MIFMVEQTQFGNLIKYAAEYNLSSQILWFMMMRQTYVTGDDDEMWFVVNDRPIRFFRMEYGLITWLEYSDNFPEEVLEVSDFCDRYFQGINKVSVMEVEMKLKELKSVDELLTIERVKMACVYFVSGVLWPLAPVKNPLVDKKNFNLIDDFDAFNKYPWGMIAFKGAIHDLKYDLKKKEVVLSENIGNGKRSNSGTHDMVGFIYPLQILAYKCVCGIGERFAKQREGDNTSLPRICQWISNKLPKKGSPRYIDILNASKSGKKIIRSILSPTDQESTAPYIRNIFIEDFIDSDLSFINSLLLEGKSVYCIRNPALCESKKTLQSKEEDQESKLCLKNKSTRSSKIDSAKKAPAHQAERVDVLGESNIIRQVKAL; encoded by the exons ATGATATTCATGGTTGAACAAACACAGTTTGGCAATTTGATCAAATATGCTGCAGAATATAATTTATCTAGTCAGATTTTGTGGTTTATGATGATGAGACAAACTTATGTAACTGGTGATGATGATGAAATGTGGTTTGTTGTGAATGATAGACCAATAAGATTTTTTAGAATGGAGTATGGATTGATAACATGGTTGGAATATTCTGATAATTTTCCTGAAGAAGTACTTGAAGTATCTGATTTTTGTGATAGATATTTTCAAGGCATAAATAAAGTTTCTGTGATGGAagttgaaatgaagttgaagGAGTTGAAAAGTGTGGATGAGTTGTTGACTATAGAGAGGGTGAAGATGGCTTGTGTGTATTTTGTCAGTGGTGTATTGTGGCCTCTAGCGCCAGTTAAGAATCCTCtagttgataaaaaaaatttcaacttgattgatgattttgatgctTTTAATAAGTATCCTTGGGGTATGATAGCTTTCAAAGGAGCTATTCATGATTTGAAGTATGACTTGAAGAAAAAAGAAGTTGTATTGAGCGAAAATATAGGAAACGGTAAGCGTTCGAACAGTGGAACCCATGATATGGTTGGATTCATTTATCCGCTACAG ATTCTTGCATACAAATGCGTTTGTGGTATTGGAGAGCGATTTGCGAAACAAAGAGAAGGAGACAATACATCTCTACCACGCATATGCCAATGGATTTCAAACAAATTGCCAAAAAAAGGATCTCCTAGGTATATTGACATTTTAAATGCATCAAAGAGCGGTAAAAAG ATTATTAGAAGTATTTTATCACCAACAGATCAAGAATCTACCGCTCCTTACATTAGAAATATTTTCATTGAAGATTTCATAGATTCTGATTTGTCATTTATCAATTCATTGTTGTTGGAAGGAAAATCTGTTTATTGCATTAGGAATCCCGCTCTTTGCGAATCTAAAAAGACTCTccaatccaaagaagaagaTCAAGAAAGTAAACTTTGTCTCAAAAATAAGTCAACAAGGTCTTCTAAAATTGATTCAGCCAAGAAAGCACCAGCTCATCAAGCTGAACGAGTTGATGTCCTCGGTGAATCAAATATTATTAGACAAGTAAAAGCTTTATAA